Below is a genomic region from Hippea sp. KM1.
GTCAATATACCCTCATATCCTGCAAATGTTGTGATGGCTTTGCTACCTGTGTAATGGCCAATGACCAGCAAGATAAAGAGGATCTCCAACAAGACAAAGATCACAATGACAGTGGTATGCCCGCTCTTAAATACCAACAAGGTCATAATGGTTGTAAAGATCGTCCAAGCAATTAGGGTAATACCCAAAGCCGGACCCAATGCAGCAGCTGGAACTAACCCAAGCTTAGTAAAATAAACTAAGCTTGCTAAAGCGATCCAGAATGCGCCGTAAGAACCAAACGCCGTCATGCCGAATGTGTTGCCGGTTCTCATCTCCAAAACACCGGCAATCAGCTGGGCCAAACCACCGTAAAACAGACCCAACGGCAACGCTGCGTCCAATGCTGCCGGAACCAATCCAGCGTTGTGAACATTGAGAACAAAGGTTGTCAGAGCAAATCCACCGAGTCCCAATGGTCCAGGATTAGCAAGTTTCCCCTCAGCCATAAACCACCTCCACTAAAATAAAGTAAACTTTAACTCCCGTTAAGTTTAGATATATTTATACACTTTTTTTGATTTATGTCAAGAGGAAAATTAAATTAAAGTTAAAATTTGCTCCGGCCTCGTGTAATTATTAAGTAAAAATCTATTTTATCAGTATCTTTTCTTACTATGGCTCGGGGAATTTTAAATATAGGTTGAATATCCGGCTGGTATATCTTTTGGCCTATGATATAACCCCTCTTAATTTTTAACTTACGCAACACCTCAATTACATCGTCACTGACATCGCCGAACGGATAGGCAAAATCCTCAATAGGCTGATAAGAAGACAAAATACTAAGGGATCTTCTAATCTCACTCTCTACCTCATCCTTAGAAATTAAAGAAAGCTTTATGTGCCTGTGGGAGTGAGACCCAAGCACCATACCAAGACGCACAAGCTCCCTTAGGTCGCTTTCATCCATCATCTTGGCATTCTCATGATACCCGCCAATCAAGGCCGTCGAGATAAAAAACAACCCCTTCATGCCGTATCTATTCAGTATTTTGGCCGCATTCAGGTTATCCTTATAGCCATCATCAAAGGTTATTAAAACATAATTATTCTTTAAGTATAATTTTTCATCCTTTATTCTGTCTATCTGGGAGGGTGTTATAGAGATAAAACCCCTCTTCCTTAGATACGCTATCTGTTTTTCGAATTCTTCAGGTGAGATGGAAAACTTATCCAGCGAGGTGTTGGTGGGGCTTTCATCTATCCTGTGATAGAGCAAAACCAGTATGCCTTTTTTGGGTATCCTAAAAAAGTTATAGCGGACAAGGAAAATAACAACAAGAAGAATAAAGATAAAGACAACCATACATCACTTTGGCTCTTTTGCCTTTGCGTATTTGACAAAAACATAGAAAGAAGAAAGAAGGGCATACACACACCCCTCATAACCATCAAGAAAAGCCCCTTTTAACACAAATCTCCTAAACAGCTCAAAAGCAAACCTGCCAAACGGATAAAATCCGCCTATACGGGGCTTTTTTTGCCTTATAACATTGGATAACAGGCTGGTGTACCTATTGAACTTATTAAAGTAATCCTCTAAATCCTCATAGCTGTAATGGTACACAACACCCTTTAGTTTTTCTGCACTACACCTAACGCCCTCATGCACCATCGCCTCATCAAATCGACACCTACCCTTTTTAAAAAGCCTGACATGGTAATCTGGATATGTCCCGCCAAACCTCAAGGGTTTACCCATAAAGACAAGTTGAATATTTAAGGCATAGGCATCAGCAGATGGATTCTTTAACACCCTCAATATCTCTTTTTTTAAATCCCCGCTTACAACCTCATCGGCATCTATCGACAATACCCAATCTGTTGAAAGCTTCGATATAGCAAAGTTCTTCTGTTTGCCGTATCCCAACCACTGTTGATGATAAACCTTATCGGTATACTGTCTGGCTATTTTTAGGGTGTTGTCGCTGCTGCCTGAGTCGACCACCACAATCTCATCGCAAAAAGCAACACTCTCAAGTGTCTTCTTTAGGCTGCTTTCTTCGTTATAGGTTATGATGGCGCAACCCAAAGACATCTATTCGCCGAGCAGTCTCCTTCTTGCCTCCTCGCTCATCATCGATGGATTCCAGGGTGGATCCCAGACAAGCTCAACCTGAACATCGTTGGCTCCAATCTCCTTAAGCCTGTTGACCACATCCTCCTGCAAAGGGGCAATCAAGGGGCAACCGGGCGTTGTAAGTGTCATAACCACCTTTACATTGTTGTCCTCATCGATGTCTATACCGTAAACAAAGCCCAAATTCACAATATCAAGCCCTATCTCCATATCGATAACATTGTATAGGGCATCAATCACATCCTTCTTGGTCAATCTATCCGCCATATCACACCTTCTCCTTCTTTATAGGTTTAAAGGGCAGTATGTTCTTTGATGTCTTTGTTTTTTTAATCTCCTTCACCTTGATCTTATCCTCCAAAGACACAACCACATCGGAGTCATCCTTTAAGAACTTTATGGTCAATATGTTATCTGTATTCATTATAATCATGCTTGATTTGTATATGGAGTCGCCTTTGTCCAGAGGCTCCAAGATCAACCTTCCGTTCTCCTCTTTACATTTATGCACATGGTCGATCTTCAGGCCAAAATACGCCTGCTCCTCAAGCATTATCATTAAATCATCGTCCTCGTTCTCATCAAAGTAATAGTCGATTGAGCCTATATAGCACTCACCACCTACCATATCAACCCTAACCCAAATCCTACTCATCACATTACCTCAATCCAAAGGGAGCCTATCCCTTAAATTAAACTCTTTCTCAAACGCCGATGCAACCTTGAATATCACATCCTCTCTAAAGGCGTTGGCCATTATCTGCAGCCCCAAAGGCAAACCGTTGTTAGATAATCCATTGGGTATGCTTATGGCGGGAATTGCCGTCAGGTTAGCAGGTATCGTAAAAATATCCGACAGATACATCTGCAGGGGCTTATCGGCCTTCTCGCCAACCCTGAACGCTTCTGTCGGGGTTGTGGGCGAGATTATGCAGTCAAACCTCTCAAACGCCCTGTCAAAATCCTGCTTTATCAATCCCCTGAGCTTCTGCGCCTTCAGATAATAGGCATCGTAATAACCGCTTGAGAGCACATAGGTGCCAAGCATTATCCTCCTTTTAACCTCATCACCAAAGCCCTCAGAGCGGCTCTTTAGGTACATTTCCTTCAAATCGCTATAATCAGAAGCCCTGAAGCCATACTTTACGCCGTCGTATCTGGCCAGGTTGCTTGAGGCCTCAGCTGGCGCTATGATGTAATAATCCGAAACGGCATACCTGGCGTTGGGCAAATCGACGCTCTCTATCTGGCAACCCAAATTCTTCAATATCTTTATACTCTCATCCATCGCCGCCTGAACATCGCTATCGCAATCCTGCAGTGTTTTATCGTAAAAGCCTATCTTCATGCCCTTTATGTCTTGATTCAAATACTGGGTAAAATCCGGCACATCGACAAAGGCCGAGGTGGAATCGTGCTCATCATGACCGCAAATTATATTCATCAAGATAGCAGCATCCTCGACATCCCTCGTTATAGGACCAATCTGATCCAGACTCGATGCAAACGCAACAAGGCCATACCTTGAAACCCTGCCGTAAGTGGGCTTTAGCCCCACAACGCCACACAGCGATGCAGGCTGCCTTATAGAACCCCCTGTATCAGACCCCAAAGCGGCTATAGCCTCACCACAGGCAACAGCAGCAGCAGAACCGCCACTTGAGCCACCGGGGATCCTCGTAATATCCCACGGGTTCTTGGTCGTGCCAAAGTATGAGGTCTCTGTGGATGAGCCCATAGCAAACTCATCTAAATTGGTCTTTCCTATAAAGACAGCCCCGTTCTCCTTTAGCTTCTTAACCGCAGTGGCATCAAAGAAGGCGACAAAGTTGGATAGAATCTTAGAGGAGCAGGTCGTCTTCTTGCCCTCGATGTGCATATTGTCCTTTATAGCAATGGGCAAATTCTTAAGGATTCCATCCCTGGGATTCTCCTCAAACGCCTCAAACACGCTGACATAGGCGTTTATCGTTTCATCCTTCTCCCTTATCCTTTTCAATACAGACTCATACACCTCTTCGGCTTTTATATCGCCTTTATCTATAAGCTCCAACAGTTCATGAAGTGTTTTTTTATACAGCATGGCTTACCTCTCTATCACCTTTGGCACCCTGAAGGCACTATCGGCTGCATCCGGGGCGTTTTGCAAGGCCGTTTCATTGGCCATGGATTCTCCAACCTCATCCTCCCTAAAAACATTCTTAAGCTCGCCTATATGGAATACCGCCTCTTGATTATCAAGATCCAGGCCGTCGATCTCCTTCATGTAATCGAGAATCTCATTGAATTGTGTGCAGAACTTTTCAACATCGGCCTCCTCCAACTCCAACATGGAGAGCTTTGCTATTCGCCTTACCTCTTCCTTTGTAATCATAATCTACCCCTCAATAACCTACCCGTCTTAAAAACAGACCCCTTGCCGGAGCCTTGAAGGACTTTACATTCCCCTTATTAAAAATTATATTACCGCTTCTATCCATTTGCAAGGCATTTAAGGAATATCCAACCAAAAGTCCCACGATGTTTCTAACCATGCCCCGCAAAAAACCGTTGGCCCTTATATGAAAAACAACAAAATCCCTCTGTCTTCTTATCCTCAAAAAATAGACCTCCCTCTGG
It encodes:
- a CDS encoding acetate uptake transporter, with the protein product MAEGKLANPGPLGLGGFALTTFVLNVHNAGLVPAALDAALPLGLFYGGLAQLIAGVLEMRTGNTFGMTAFGSYGAFWIALASLVYFTKLGLVPAAALGPALGITLIAWTIFTTIMTLLVFKSGHTTVIVIFVLLEILFILLVIGHYTGSKAITTFAGYEGILTALAAWYGMYEGIKAQFDVMSNE
- a CDS encoding polysaccharide deacetylase family protein — encoded protein: MVVFIFILLVVIFLVRYNFFRIPKKGILVLLYHRIDESPTNTSLDKFSISPEEFEKQIAYLRKRGFISITPSQIDRIKDEKLYLKNNYVLITFDDGYKDNLNAAKILNRYGMKGLFFISTALIGGYHENAKMMDESDLRELVRLGMVLGSHSHRHIKLSLISKDEVESEIRRSLSILSSYQPIEDFAYPFGDVSDDVIEVLRKLKIKRGYIIGQKIYQPDIQPIFKIPRAIVRKDTDKIDFYLIITRGRSKF
- a CDS encoding glycosyltransferase family 2 protein; the protein is MSLGCAIITYNEESSLKKTLESVAFCDEIVVVDSGSSDNTLKIARQYTDKVYHQQWLGYGKQKNFAISKLSTDWVLSIDADEVVSGDLKKEILRVLKNPSADAYALNIQLVFMGKPLRFGGTYPDYHVRLFKKGRCRFDEAMVHEGVRCSAEKLKGVVYHYSYEDLEDYFNKFNRYTSLLSNVIRQKKPRIGGFYPFGRFAFELFRRFVLKGAFLDGYEGCVYALLSSFYVFVKYAKAKEPK
- a CDS encoding metal-sulfur cluster assembly factor; this encodes MADRLTKKDVIDALYNVIDMEIGLDIVNLGFVYGIDIDEDNNVKVVMTLTTPGCPLIAPLQEDVVNRLKEIGANDVQVELVWDPPWNPSMMSEEARRRLLGE
- the gatA gene encoding Asp-tRNA(Asn)/Glu-tRNA(Gln) amidotransferase subunit GatA; this translates as MLYKKTLHELLELIDKGDIKAEEVYESVLKRIREKDETINAYVSVFEAFEENPRDGILKNLPIAIKDNMHIEGKKTTCSSKILSNFVAFFDATAVKKLKENGAVFIGKTNLDEFAMGSSTETSYFGTTKNPWDITRIPGGSSGGSAAAVACGEAIAALGSDTGGSIRQPASLCGVVGLKPTYGRVSRYGLVAFASSLDQIGPITRDVEDAAILMNIICGHDEHDSTSAFVDVPDFTQYLNQDIKGMKIGFYDKTLQDCDSDVQAAMDESIKILKNLGCQIESVDLPNARYAVSDYYIIAPAEASSNLARYDGVKYGFRASDYSDLKEMYLKSRSEGFGDEVKRRIMLGTYVLSSGYYDAYYLKAQKLRGLIKQDFDRAFERFDCIISPTTPTEAFRVGEKADKPLQMYLSDIFTIPANLTAIPAISIPNGLSNNGLPLGLQIMANAFREDVIFKVASAFEKEFNLRDRLPLD
- the gatC gene encoding Asp-tRNA(Asn)/Glu-tRNA(Gln) amidotransferase subunit GatC — its product is MITKEEVRRIAKLSMLELEEADVEKFCTQFNEILDYMKEIDGLDLDNQEAVFHIGELKNVFREDEVGESMANETALQNAPDAADSAFRVPKVIER